Within the Solwaraspora sp. WMMA2056 genome, the region ATTGGCTGTACCGCCCCGACGACACGCTGCCCGGCATCCCGGCGGCGGCGCTCGGCGGTGACCGGGCCCGCGAAGTGAAACGCCGGGCCCAGGCCGAAGGTTTCTGACGTCGATGGCCCGGCTCAGCTACCTGGCGGTGCTCGCCGGCTGCCTGCTCGCCGCGCTCTGGCTGGAACCGATCCTGCGGGTCAACGTACTGCGGCGGTGGCGCCGGCTGCTGCTGACCCTGCTGCCGGTGATCGTGGTCTTCGTCGCGTGGGACATCGCGGCGATCGCCGCCGGTCACTGGGACTTCGACCCGGCGCAGACCACCGGGATCCTGCTGCCCGGCCGGCTGCCCCTGGACGAGCTGCTGTTCTTCGTGGTCGTGCCGATCTGCACCGTGCTCGGATTCGAGGCGGTCCGGGCGGTGCGTACCCCGCCGGGCCGGCCCCGCCGGCCGGACGACCGGTGGTCGGCCGGCGACGAGGTCAGTGACGAGGCCCGCGAGCAGCGGCCGGTCACCCGATGAGCTACACCCTGGCGGCTGTGACCGGCGTACTGGCCGCCGTGCTGGTCGACCTGCTGGTGCTGCGGACCCGGCTGGTGCTGCGGGCGGTCTTCTGGGCGACCTACCCGATCATCGTCGGCTTCCAGCTGCTGTCCAACGGCATCCTGACCGGCCGCGAGATCGTCACCTACGACCCCGGGGCGATCATCGGCCTGCGGATCGCGTACGCGCCGGTGGAGGACCTGCTCTTCGGCTTCGCCATGGTGCTGTTCACCCTGTCGACGTGGGTGTGGCTCGGGCGTCGCGGGGTGGGGCGCACCCCGGCCGCCGGCACCGGCGACTGGCTGCTGACCTGGTTGCGCCAGCGCCGCCCGCCGACACAGCCGCCCGCCGGCTGACCGTCCACCGGCTGACCGCTCAGCGGTCGGTCGCGTGCCGTCAGCCGGTGCGGCTGGTCGCGGCGACCGCCAGGTCGACCAGTACCTGCCGCGCCTGTGGCTCGACGGCTGCCGGCTCCAGCGCCGCCAACGCCCGCGCGGTCAGCTCGGTGATGCGCGCCTCGGTGACCGCCAACGCGCCGCTGGCGACGATCAGCTCCCGCAACTGGTCGATGCCGTCGGGGGCCAGCGCCGGGTCGCCGAGCCGGGCGTCGAGCAGCTCCCGGCCCGCCGGCCCACTTGCCTGGTACGCCGAGGCCACCAGGAAGGTCCGCTTGCCCTCCCGCAGATCGTCACCGGCCGGTTTGCCGGTCCGGTCCGGGTCACCGAAGACCCCGAGCACGTCGTCGCGCAGCTGGAACGCCTCACCCAGCGGCAGGCCGTACGCCGAGTAGACCGCCGCCAGCGACGGTGGCGCGTCGGCCAGCGCCGCGCCGAGCAGCAGTGGTCGTTCGACCGTGTACTTCGCCGACTTGAGCTGGGCGATCTGGGTGGCCCGGCGCACCGAGGTGTCCCCGGTGAACTGGGTCACCACGTCCAGGTACTGCCCGACGGTGACCTCGGTACGCATCTCGTCGAAGACCGGCCGGGCCCGCCGCAGCATCGCGGCGGTCAACCCGCAGCCGTGCAGCAGCTCGTCCGACCACACCAGGCACAGGTCACCGAGCAGCACCGCCGCCGACGCGCCGAAGCCGTCCGCCGGGCCGCGCCAGCCGTGCCGGCGGTGCGCCGCGGCGAACCGTCGGTGCACCGACGGCTCGCCCCGACGGGTGTCCGAGCCGTCCATCAGATCGTCGTGGATCAGCGCGCTGGCCTGCACGAACTCCAACGCCGCCAGGGCGGTGACCACCTGTGCCGAGTCGGCGCCGCCCGCGCCCCGGTAGCCCCAGTAGCCGAACGCCGGCCGCAGCCGCTTGCCGCCACCGAGCACGAAGTCCTCGATCGCGTCGGCCACCGGGATCAGGGCCTCGTCGACGTCGCGCAACCAGCGCCGCCGCTCGCGCAGGAAGTCGGCCAGCGCGCGGTCGACCCGCTGACGCAGGTCGGCCCGGTCGGTCGGCGCGACCGCGATGCTCTCTGTCACGCCCTGACGCTATCGGCTGGCCGGTACGCATCTCACCCGCCACCCGGTACAGTCACATCCGTGGCTCTCGGTCTACCGTCCGTACTCCCCGGCTCCCAGCCGTCGATCGGCGACCTGATCCGCGCCGGTGCGCCGACCTTCTCGTTCGAGTTCTTCCCGCCGAAGACCCCGGCCGGCGAGCGGCTGCTCTGGCAGGCGATCCGCGAGCTGGAGCCGCTGCAGCCGTCGTTCGTGTCGATCACCTACGGCGCCGGCGGCACCACCCGCGACACCACGGTCGACCTCACCGAACGGATCGCCACCGAGACCACGCTGCTGCCGATGGCGCACCTCACGGCCGTCAACCACTCGGTCGCCGAGTTGCGCAACGTCATCGGCCGGCTGGCCGGTGTCGGCGTACGCAACGTGCTCGCGGTGCGCGGTGACCCGCCCGGTGACCCGACCGGCGAATGGATCCCGCACCCCGAGGGGGTGCACTACGCCGAGGACCTGGTCCGGCTGGTCCGCGAGTCGGGCGACTTCAGCGTCGGCGTCGCCGCGTTCCCGTACAAGCATCCCCGGTCGCCGGACATCGCCACCGACACCGCGTACTTCATCCGCAAGTGCCGCGCCGGTGCCGATTTCGCGATCACCCAGATGGTCTTCGACGCCGACGACTACCTGCGGCTGCGTGACCGGGTCGCGGCGGCCGGCTGCGACACGCCGATCCTGCCCGGGGTCATGCCGGTGACCAGGCTGGCCACCATCGAGCGTTCCGAGCAGCTGTCCGGTGCGCCGTTCCCGCCCGCGCTGGCCGCCCAGTTCGCCGAGGTCGCCGACGACGACGAAGCGGTCCGCCAGCTCGGCATCGAGCAGGCCAACCTGCTCTGCGGGCGGCTGATCGACGAGGGCGTGCCGGGCATCCACTTCATCACCATGAACAGGTCGACGGCCACCCGCGAGGTGTGGCTCAGCGTCGCCGCCGGCACCCGGGTGTGACCGCCGCCCCGCCACCGGTAGCGCCCGGCCACGGTTGAGCTGTCGTGGACACCCGGCTCAACTGGCAGGACTACGCCGTCACCTGGGCACGGCTGCACGGCGGGTTCGATCCGCGTACCGCCACCCCGGTGGTGCGCTACTGGCTGCGCGCCGCGCACACCGTCGCCGACCTGCTCGGCCGGGCCGGCGTCGGGCCGAACGCGGTCACCGTCGCCGGGCTGGTGCTCTGCGCCGCCACGCCGGTGGCCGCCGCCCGTGGCGGGTACGGGCTGCTGGCCGCCGCCGCACTGGTGCTGCTGGCCGCGGTCGCCGACACGGTCGACGGGGCCCTGGCGGTGGTCACCGGGCGCGCCACCCGGCTCGGCTACGTCTACGACTCGCTGGCCGACCGGGCCGGTGAGGCGTTCTGGCTGCTCGCCTTCTGGCTGGCCGGCGCGCCCGGCCCGCTGGTCGTCGCCGCCGGTGCGCTGTCCTGGCTGCACGAGTACCTGCGGGCCCGGGCGGCGGCGGCCGGGATGCGCGAGATCGGTGCGGTGACCATGGGGGAGCGGCCGACCCGGGTCAGTGCCGCCCTGGTCGGTCTGCTGCTGGCCGGGGCGGCCGCGCTGATCGCCCCGGATCTCGCCGCCGGGGTGCTCACCGTCGTCACGGCGGTGTGGGTGCTGCTGGCCCTGTTCGGGCTCAGCCAACTGCTCACCGCTGTCCGCCGTACCCTGAGCTGACGCCCGCATCGCCCGATGTCCGGGTCGACGCCACCCGGCACCGGTGTCAGCGCCCGGCCGGGCCGATCTGCTCGGCGACGATCTGCGCCGACAGGGTCACCATCGGCAGCCCGCCGCCGGGGTGCACCGACCCGCCGACCAGGAACAGTCCGGCCGCCGGCCCCCGGTTGGCCGGCCGCAGCAGACCACCGGCCGTGCCGTAGATCGACCCGCCCGGCGTACCGGTCATGCTGGCCAGGTCCGCCGGAGTGCGGACCTCGCGGAACAGCACCCGGTCCCGTACGTCGACGCCGCGCTCGGCCAGCACCCGCAGCACGTGGTCGGCGTACGCGTCGGCCAGACCCTCCCGGCGCCAGTCCACCCCGGCCAACGACAGGTCCTGGCGGGCCGCGTTGACCAGCACGAACCACGCCTCGTGGCCGTCCGGGCGGGCCGCCGGGTCGTCGGCCACCGTGACGAACACCGTCGGGTCGGCCGCCGGCCGGGCCGGGCGACCGCGCCCCGGGTCACCGAAGACCGCGTCGAA harbors:
- a CDS encoding CDP-alcohol phosphatidyltransferase family protein — its product is MDTRLNWQDYAVTWARLHGGFDPRTATPVVRYWLRAAHTVADLLGRAGVGPNAVTVAGLVLCAATPVAAARGGYGLLAAAALVLLAAVADTVDGALAVVTGRATRLGYVYDSLADRAGEAFWLLAFWLAGAPGPLVVAAGALSWLHEYLRARAAAAGMREIGAVTMGERPTRVSAALVGLLLAGAAALIAPDLAAGVLTVVTAVWVLLALFGLSQLLTAVRRTLS
- a CDS encoding polyprenyl synthetase family protein, which produces MTESIAVAPTDRADLRQRVDRALADFLRERRRWLRDVDEALIPVADAIEDFVLGGGKRLRPAFGYWGYRGAGGADSAQVVTALAALEFVQASALIHDDLMDGSDTRRGEPSVHRRFAAAHRRHGWRGPADGFGASAAVLLGDLCLVWSDELLHGCGLTAAMLRRARPVFDEMRTEVTVGQYLDVVTQFTGDTSVRRATQIAQLKSAKYTVERPLLLGAALADAPPSLAAVYSAYGLPLGEAFQLRDDVLGVFGDPDRTGKPAGDDLREGKRTFLVASAYQASGPAGRELLDARLGDPALAPDGIDQLRELIVASGALAVTEARITELTARALAALEPAAVEPQARQVLVDLAVAATSRTG
- a CDS encoding lycopene cyclase domain-containing protein, which gives rise to MSYTLAAVTGVLAAVLVDLLVLRTRLVLRAVFWATYPIIVGFQLLSNGILTGREIVTYDPGAIIGLRIAYAPVEDLLFGFAMVLFTLSTWVWLGRRGVGRTPAAGTGDWLLTWLRQRRPPTQPPAG
- a CDS encoding lycopene cyclase domain-containing protein, with amino-acid sequence MARLSYLAVLAGCLLAALWLEPILRVNVLRRWRRLLLTLLPVIVVFVAWDIAAIAAGHWDFDPAQTTGILLPGRLPLDELLFFVVVPICTVLGFEAVRAVRTPPGRPRRPDDRWSAGDEVSDEAREQRPVTR
- the metF gene encoding methylenetetrahydrofolate reductase [NAD(P)H], with amino-acid sequence MALGLPSVLPGSQPSIGDLIRAGAPTFSFEFFPPKTPAGERLLWQAIRELEPLQPSFVSITYGAGGTTRDTTVDLTERIATETTLLPMAHLTAVNHSVAELRNVIGRLAGVGVRNVLAVRGDPPGDPTGEWIPHPEGVHYAEDLVRLVRESGDFSVGVAAFPYKHPRSPDIATDTAYFIRKCRAGADFAITQMVFDADDYLRLRDRVAAAGCDTPILPGVMPVTRLATIERSEQLSGAPFPPALAAQFAEVADDDEAVRQLGIEQANLLCGRLIDEGVPGIHFITMNRSTATREVWLSVAAGTRV